A stretch of the Hydra vulgaris chromosome 09, alternate assembly HydraT2T_AEP genome encodes the following:
- the LOC136085635 gene encoding THAP domain-containing protein 1-like, with amino-acid sequence MVNSCSAFGCTARSAKGVSRSFHRFPVNPDKRAAWILATKRKNFVPSSASFICSDHFSKNCFDESKTSGYCLRKYLKPDAIPTIFDFPKHFRTTTSKIRKAPTERMLKEQIKKEKNDTVFENTYEEKVISTNKKMSVEDCMETDSDNLQTVNKKLSFVLNVYKLQKKRIRYVMQQKRRLKKKVAKLQNVINELQEKRLISDEATATLNRLNPGVKDLIQRELKSKSKLKYSPSLRTFALTCIFIQQKHMIMSDSPSILVFLTQTL; translated from the exons atggttaattCGTGCAGTGCTTTTGGGTGTACAGCTAGATCTGCTAAAGGGGTTTCCAGAAGTTTTCATAG atttccAGTGAATCCAGATAAAAGAGCAGCATGGATTCTTGCAACAAAACGAAAGAATTTTGTCCCCTCTTCCGCTAGTTTTATTTGTTCAgatcatttttctaaaaattgctTTGACGAAAGCAAAACATCAGGTTACTGTTTGAGAAAATATCTGAAACCTGATgcaataccaacaatttttgattttccaaaacattttagaaCAACCACTAGTAAAATTCGAAAAGCACCAACAGAAAGAATGCTGAAAGAACagataaagaaagaaaaaaatgacaCAGTTTTTGAGAATACTTATGAAGAAAAGGTGAttagtacaaataaaaaaatgagtgTAGAAGATTGCATGGAGACTGATTCAGACAATTTGCAAACTGTCAACAAGAAGTTGTCATttgtattaaatgtttataaattacagaaaaaacgTATCAGATATGTAATGCAACAAAAGCGCagactcaaaaaaaaagttgcaaaacttCAAAATGTGATAAATGAATTACAAGAAAAACGTTTAATTAGTGATGAAGCCACAGCAACTTTAAATCGTCTTAATCCTggtgttaaagatttaattcaAAGAGAACTGAAAtccaaaagcaaattaaaatactCTCCATCATTGCGAACTTTTGCATTAACTTGCATTTTTATTCAGCAAAAGCATATGATTATGTCAGACAGTCCTTCAATACTTGTCTTCCTCACCCAGACACTTTGA